One Paralichthys olivaceus isolate ysfri-2021 chromosome 8, ASM2471397v2, whole genome shotgun sequence genomic region harbors:
- the LOC109627245 gene encoding uncharacterized protein, with protein sequence MLSKQKRETTLVLFVLTLLLYTLQLCHSVSFGQQRDGLPAHRESAGGRWGQIHGAWRWGGKTDHSANLRKTNRSGLQGHRSESAAFPGETLPPFILQKADESGRNVASNNLSWTAGNISTGVKASALDHEDGYQADSTGFHGVQGKVLGPSFDSSPHFSEWQAMRPFVQCDENVMTFTASGQGLTHLLVDREAASPISLFQLPPYCGYSVRTSWSDLEMMVPYDACYITQENDSYVLPMLWWGTPLKLSCPVQLSTPAPSSSLPSVFCSLYGMAVQKHGQEQEIPMLGVKVNGGLGPFVSEECAYLVHSRPDELTFFISYRASCITSGEGLSLQLVFNDQEYILSCPVNPQFHYIPDPVSPAPTTHPPPPPQPPTEEQIPQLPHYHYYPFPGLHYAQLPQVYPPGPQPAQPPKPTPSSPPAPQPQLQQPQTLYPTGPVKLPDSPGKPPSPPYQPPVVVQATYAPTLSPEEESQSHQVPALPLSPSQYSSGLYYPHMPFYYNAVKPAPTSAATETMTTTTTVPPGTQPTGPPANPYYPHYYLQIPYYPTPTAAPVTQAPATLPFTSSPPLPPTSPPKHPVDPQPQMPFSYQYYPYYYPFYPPLYHPPYPFLPQYPDIQTPTTTTKPPSTTTTTTTTTTATTLTPTTTSTMASTTTQPATQMPHLQCEMGRMVVFLPFAHPDSIQVQDQRKTWLPLSTVSPLCGYMLQMAEGSGVILHSPLPACHSLSWTPTTISLPLRFWDLSMAQYQTLEPQCPYESTPVTHAPVTSPVSTIAPSTTPSPVQKPKVSCSPHHMNVKLPSGPISGILLKDMKGSPMNLQDAPEHCGYSASKGKDGKIHLSLQLQSLCHMSVQGKMYIISIVYMTMNGRREAQVSCPVVVPGSGKECSLPSDQRLPCGPAFVSQPQCLSMGCCFSKHSDACYYPMDECTIDHHFVFSVPASITEPPLSPALLVAASNSTCKPQRVTSDYALFKIPMDGCGARRVVVGQMVIYMVEVVNKVQGISVNYGTITRDSPVRFLVECRFQPGSVLTVSYLVKTPTFGPGVQTQEMYGVQLRIAKDAQYSSYYPQYHQPLQMLLGKPLYLEVRLLNAPDPGVVLLVHFCVAYPRSGKSVWVLLYNGCPNPLDPAPHQAVLSAPRPPSPRGQTRRFTISTFQFLPDGEFKDPNEEIYFMCSTEICSPRDGPCVEGCFGQ encoded by the exons ATGCTTtccaaacagaaaagagaaaccACTCTGGTTTTATTCGTGCTAACACTTCTCCTTTACACGCTGCAGCTCTGTCACTCGGTGAGTTTCGGGCAGCAGCGGGATGGTCTGCCTGCTCACCGGGAGTCAGCAGGTGGCAGGTGGGGACAGATCCATGGAGCGTGGCGCTGGGGAGGAAAGACCGACCACAGCGCAAATCTGCGCAAAACCAACCGGTCGGGTCTGCAGGGGCATCGGTCTGAATCTGCTGCCTTTCCCGGGGAGACACTCCCACCTTTCATTTTACAGAAAGCTGATGAAAGTGGAAGAAACGTAGCATCCAATAACTTGTCCTGGACTGCTGGAAATATCAGCACAGGAGTGAAGGCCTCAGCTTTGGACCATGAAGACGGATATCAGGCGGATTCTACAG GTTTCCATGGAGTCCAGGGGAAAGTTTTGGGTCCATCGTTTGACTCCAGTCCGCATTTCTCTGAGTGGCAGGCGATGAGGCCTTTCGTGCAGTGTGATGAGAATGTCATGACCTTCACTGCTTCAGGACAAGGACTGACACACCTGCTAGTGGACAGAG AGGCAGCGTCTCCCATCTCTCTGTTCCAGCTGCCTCCATACTGTGGCTACTCAGTGAGGACGTCATGGAGTGACCTGGAGATGATGGTGCCTTACGATGCGTGTTACATTACACAGGAG AATGACAGTTATGTGTTGCCCATGTTGTGGTGGGGCACTCCTCTGAAGCTCTCCTGCCCAGTGCAGCTGTCCACTCCTGccccttcttcctccctcccatcAGTCTTCTGCTCCCTGTACGGCATGGCGGTGCAGAAACATGGGCAGGAGCAGGAGATACCAATGCTGGGAGTCAAAG TGAATGGAGGCTTGGGCCCATTTGTATCTGAGGAGTGTGCGTATCTTGTCCACTCCAGACCTGACGAGCTCACCTTCTTCATCTCTTACAGAGCATCTTGTATCACAAGTGGG GAGGGACTGAGTCTTCAGCTTGTATTTAATGATCAGGAATACATCCTCTCCTGTCCAGTCAATCCTCAGTTTCACTACATCCCAGATCCTGTGAGCCCTGCACCCACCACCcatcctccaccccctcctcaaCCTCCAACTGAGGAGCAGATCCCTCAACTTCCACACTACCACTACTACCCATTCCCTGGTCTCCACTACGCCCAGTTGCCCCAGGTCTACCCTCCTGGCCCACAACCTGCCCAGCCCCCCAAGCCCACTCCAAGTAGCCCTCCTGCGCCTCAGCCACAGCTCCAGCAGCCCCAGACCCTGTACCCCACAGGGCCTGTCAAGTTGCCTGACTCTCCTGGAAAGCCCCCTTCCCCTCCATATCAGCCTCCTGTGGTGGTTCAAGCTACATATGCTCCAACTCTTAGCCCAGAGGAGGAGAGCCAATCCCACCAAGTTCCTGCATTGCCCCTCAGCCCTTCTCAGTATTCATCTGGTCTGTATTACCCCCACATGCCATTCTACTACAATGCAGTGAAACCAGCTCCAACCTCTGCAGCTACAGAAACTATGACTACCACTACCACTGTTCCTCCAGGTACCCAGCCAACCGGACCTCCAGCAAATCCTTACTACCCGCACTATTACCTTCAGATACCTTACTATCCTACACCTACTGCAGCACCTGTTACTCAAGCACCGGCTACTCTCCCGTtcacttcatctcctcctcttcctcccacctcTCCACCGAAACATCCTGTAGATCCACAGCCGCAAATGCCCTTTTCTTACCAATATTATCCCTATTATTATCCCTTCTACCCACCGCTATACCATCCACCTTACCCCTTTCTGCCCCAGTATCCAGATATTCAAACACCTACTACCACAACAAAGcctccctccaccaccaccaccaccaccaccacaactaCTGCTACAACTCTGACTCCCACAACCACAAGTACGATGGCGTCCACCACAACGCAGCCCGCTACACAGATGCCTCATCTCCAGTGTGAGATGGGGAGGATGGTTGTCTTCCTGCCTTTTGCTCACCCAGACTCCATCCAGGTCcaag ACCAAAGGAAGACGTGGCTGCCTCTCTCCACTGTGTCACCACTGTGCGGGTACATGCTGCAGATGGCGGAGGGCTCTGGTGTAatccttcactctcctctgcctgcctgccacaGCCTGTCATGG ACTCCCACAACCATTTCCTTACCTCTGAGGTTTTGGGATCTTTCCATGGCACAGTATCAAACTCTGGAGCCACAGTGCCCATATGAAAGTACCCCTGTCACCCATGCACCAGTTACCTCACCTGTGTCCACTATCGCACCCAGCACCACCCCCTCTCCAGTCCAGAAGCCGAAAGTAAGCTGCTCCCCCCATCACATGAATGTGAAGCTCCCGTCGGGTCCCATCTCTGGAATCCTTCTtaaag acatgaaaggGTCCCCGATGAACCTTCAGGATGCCCCAGAGCACTGTGGGTATTCTGCAAGCAAAGGCAAAGATGGCAAAATCCATTTGAGTCTCCAACTGCAGTCACTGTGCCACATGAGCGTGCAG GGTAAAATGTACATAATCTCTATCGTCTACATGACGATGAATGGGAGAAGGGAGGCTCAGGTTTCTTGTCCAGTTGTCGTCCCAGGTTCCGGCAAAG AGTGCAGCCTTCCTAGCGATCAGCGTCTCCCCTGTGGACCCGCGTTTGTGTCTCAGCCACAGTGCCTCTCCATGGGCTGCTGCTTCAGCAAGCACTCTGATGCCTGCTACTACCCCATGGATG agTGCACTATTGACCACCACTTTGTCTTCTCCGTGCCTGCCTCTATCACCGAGCCCCCTCTCTCCCCCGCCCTGCTTGTTGCTGCCAGCAACTCCACCTGCAAACCTCAGAGAGTGACTTCTGACTATGCCTTGTTCAAGATCCCAATGGACGGCTGTGGGGCGCGCAGAGTG GTGGTGGGGCAAATGGTGATCTACATGGTGGAGGTCGTCAACAAGGTTCAGGGAATCAGTGTCAACTATGGCACCATCACCAGAGATTCTCCTGTCAG GTTTTTAGTGGAGTGCCGGTTTCAGCCGGGCTCTGTGCTGACTGTGAGCTACCTGGTTAAAACCCCCACGTTTGGTCCTGGAGTTCAGACCCAGGAGATGTATGGAGTCCAGCTCAGGATTGCCAAAG ACGCTCAGTACAGCAGCTACTACCCTCAGTATCACCAGCCCCTGCAGATGCTGCTGGGGAAACCCCTCTACCTAGAAGTGCGGCTGCTGAACGCCCCGGATCCCGGTGTGGTGCTGCTGGTGCACTTCTGTGTGGCCTACCCCCGCTCTGGAAAATCAGTGTGGGTGCTGCTTTACAATGG ATGTCCCAACCCCTTGGATCCAGCACCACACCAGGCTGTGTTGTCTGCTCCTCGACCTCCTTCTCCTCGGGGTCAAACCCGTCGCTTCACTATCAGCACCTTCCAGTTCCTTCCTGATGGTGAGTTCAAGGACCCGAATGAAGAG ATCTACTTCATGTGTTCAACTGAGATCTGCTCACCACGTGACGGACCTTGTGTGGAGGGATGCTTCGGCCAATGA
- the emp1 gene encoding epithelial membrane protein 1: MLVLAGIIVLHITTIILLLVATIDNAWWVTDTVSTDLWSRLELSNSVWHYTNLKNYPEEYLQTVQATSVLACIFAILALFVFVAQLFTLPKGQRFTFTGILQLIACLSIMIAASIYTAELHATDTEGGYGHSYVLAWISFVLTFLLAVIYLVLRKKSE; this comes from the exons ATGTTGGTGCTGGCTGGAATCATTGTTCTGCACATTACCACCATCATCCTACTGCTGGTGGCCACCATCGATAAT GCCTGGTGGGTCACTGACACAGTGTCAACTGATTTGTGGAGCCGATTGGAGTTGTCAAACTCAGTCTGGCACTACACCAACCTGAAGAACTACCCCGAGG aataTCTCCAGACGGTGCAGGCCACCTCAGTGCTGGCCTGTATCTTTGCCATCCTggccctgtttgtgtttgtggccCAGCTTTTCACGCTGCCCAAAGGCCAGAGGTTCACCTTCACTGGCATTTTACAGCTAATCGCCT GCCTTAGTATAATGATAGCAGCCTCCATCTACACGGCCGAGCTTCACGCCACTGACACAGAGGGAGGGTACGGACACTCCTATGTCCTGGCCTGGATCTCTTTTGTCCTCACCTTTCTCTTAGCAGTTATCTACCTCGTCCTGCGGAAGAAGAGCGAGTGA